The following DNA comes from Coleofasciculus sp. FACHB-1120.
GATGGACAGTGGGGACAGCAGACTGAAAAGGTGCTGCGGTGCGTCTCGGTTAATGGATTCGACTCAAGCCCTGGGTTTGAGCGGCTGGCGAATCCTCCTGAACTTCCACAAATAGGAACCAGTTTAAGAGCTGGAATGATGGGGACGCCGATTGCCCAATTACAAAAGAAATTAGGCATTCCATCTGACGGCATTTTTGGGTCAGGAACTACGGCGGCGGTCATAAAATTTCAACGCGATCGCGGTTTAGTTGCCGATGGAATTGTCGGGGTACAGACTTGGCAATTAATTAATGAGCAATAAAAAAGCCCCTGTAAACAAACAAGAGCAGGAGCTTTTCAATTTTTACCTTCAAGTTACTTTCAAGACTGTTTAATTATCATCTGTATCGGGTCTGGCAGACTTGTCGCGTAGAGTTGTCGCGTTGCCTTTATAAATCTGTCATGTAGTTGTCGCGTAGGGTTGTCGCGTGGCTTGTCATGCTTGTCGCGCCGTACATGACAAGCTACGCGACAGCTAGTTAGACAGGAACGAGACAGAGGAGTGAGCCTTGTCTTCCTCGTCAATTTGCCCATATCCCATGTCTGCTAACAGTCCTAAGTATTGACGAATTTGTTCGCTACCTTTCCCTTTCAAACACCCAAAGTTTTTGCGTTGAATTTCACGAACAGTTACCCAATCATCCTTCTCTTTTGCGAACAACCAAATGCTTTTAAGCGGTTCTTTCAGTCCGTCTGAAAGCTTTAGCTCAGTAGTTGTTTCGGTGGGTGCGACAGCTTCTAATTCTGGCGTCTCCTCGGTAATGGCTTGGGGTGCCGTTACTGGTTGCTGTATCATCGTCGGCATTGATTGAGGTAGCATCTCCATCAACAATTCCTCGGTTAGCCAGTCTGGGATTTTTCCTTCTTCCCTGGTACCGTCCAACCATTGAATTTTGAACTTTCCCGTAGGTTGGACAGTCTCCAGCCCATCGGCACCAATGGTCTTTTCCCCTACTGTCTCGACGCGCACGGTGCCTTCAAGAAAAACAGTTACGAGTCCTTTGCTGCCTGGTAAAAATGCTTGAGTTTCACCGTGGACGATGAACACCGGGTACTCACCGAATTTCATTGTTTCTCGCAGGCATGAAGTCAGAACAGCGGTAAGAACCTCTTCTTCCACAACCCGATCCATCAACCCGAACTCATCCCAAATTGTCGTAATTGAATTGACATTTCCATCTTCTACGCGCTGCGCTAATCCGTTCCACTCTTTTCTGATAGCTGGGTAATCTCGCTTGCCGTTACTGATACCTACAACCTGGAAGGCAGCAGGATAAGAGTTTGTTGGCTCGTGGTGTGGCGTGGAAGCGATCGCCCGATGACCGGGAAGCAGAACCAGCCGCAACAATGCCAGCTTCTTAACCAATGTCGTTTTACCCGAACGCTGGACACCGACGCAGCGGATTGGATGGGACTTAACCAGACTGAGAAACGCAGGGCACTGCTGGCGTAGGGCTTTGAGCAATTCCTCTTTAGTCTGCGGCGGACGAATTACGGGAACTGGTTGGACGGGTGGAGCGTTTAAGGGCGTGCCATTTGGCATTGAATCAGTGGGCTGAACATCCTGCTCGGTTATCGGTAGACCTGGCGGCTCAACTTCTCTCGCTGGGACATCGATTGCTTCTGGCTCCTCTTCTTCTACTGGCTTAGGGTTGGCTTTGCGTGAACGATTGACAGCTCCGATGTCATTGAGTCCAACTGCAAGCACAACCAGCGCTAACGGAATACCAGCGATCGCACTGCCGACGAACGCCGCAGCGAGAGAGCAGACAGCAATTACCCCCTGGTCTTTCGTGATGCGTCCTAACCCTAGCACCTCTTCTCCAAAATCATTTTGAAATTCAATGTCGCTTGCAATCCGAGCTAGCTTGTTTCCTTCCATTTCATCCTCCTAAAAATAAAGCCCCCAAAAACTTTACTGGGGGCTGATACCGCATGATTTAAACGAGATTACCGAAAGTTAGCTTGAATGTTCTTGCGGAGGTTGAACACCATTTCAAAGCTAAACATGGTGACTAAGAACAATACCAAAGTCCACCAAAGTATCAAACTACTATCCCAGTTCGGGGCGTCTTCCACTATTGCTTGTACGCCACCTTCATAAGGGGGGAATCGCAAGAAACAAATAATCGCTTCAAACCCGTAAGCGATCCAACGATTCCGATACGCTTCATCTGTCGGACTTTCTACTAGGGAAGGCAGTATCTCCTTCAACTGACACAATCCCCACATCACAATTGCCAGAAAAGGAATGATATTTGCAAAACCCCATTCAATCCATCCACCGAGGAACGGGATTCTTACAAGGCTATCAAGGAAGGGAATGTTGGTGAGTTCTTTTGCGATGTGCCTTGCAAGCTCAATCCACGGTTGTACATTTAAAAGCCCAACAAAACCAATCGTTCCCCAAACTAAAATCTTAGCGATGAGCCGTGCATTGATATGAAGCTTGTTTGTTTTTCTGGGTATCCCTCCGCTGTAAGGATAAGTTGCTTGAGGTGCTTGACCTCCCCCAGTTTGTGAATATCTAGCCATCTCGTTTACCTCTGACTTAGTAGTTGTTTAAATTCTTCTTGGTCTGTCATCGTGATACGTGCAATGTCAGCGATTGTGCCGTTCTCGCTGACAATGGCAGTATCACCAAGGCTGTTACAGATAAAGGCTCCAGGGCGTAAGGTTTGCGACAAGCGGGGATTCATTACCCTGGTTCCTTCACTGAAATAATCCTCTCCAGTCGTCTTCGCTGTCCTTACTAAAATGCAGTTGTTGCGGTATCTATCGAGGGCGACCTTAGACAGCTTCTCAGCCATCCGTGCCTTGGTTCGGTTCTGCCGAATGTAGTCGTTGAAGCTGGATTGTTCCTGCCTGATTGCTTCCCCTTTTTCAAGGGAGCCTCTCACACGTTCGCCATTGGAAAGAAAGATTAAGGCGGCAGATGCTAGGAGAATATGAGAAGTTTTTAGCTTCATCTTTAGACTCCCAAAACTGCTGCCACCGACATCAAATCTGCTTCTTCCTGAGTAAGAGTTGTGTAGCGATCGCCTTCTTCACAGAACTTTTTAGGGACAGCAAAGCTTTCCTGATTGGGATAGCAAAAAAGATTGAACTCAAATTGATTAATGCATTGTCCTGTTAATGCTCCCCAAAACATATCTCCGCTATCCCACCACGGTTGCCAAGGGAAATCACAATCGCTACAGGGTTGAGGCGCTCCGGGCTTGGGTAGCCAGTGCATCGTGAAGCAAAGTTGAGGCTCTGCATCCGTCGGATCGGCTTCAAACGCTAGGTAAAATTCAAAGTCTGGGTAAGCTTGCTGCGATCGCTGCCACCATTCGGTTAGTTGCTCTCGTCCGAAAATGAGTAACGCTATGTCACCTTCCATTTCAAACCCTTGGCGAACAATCCAGCTCAAAACGCGGAAGCGCTGTTCTGGATTGAGATAACCCTGCTGGTGGCGTTGAATCAGGTCTTGGTCTTCAGGCGTCAGCGCATCAACATGGGTGCCGATGCGATAGAGCAGGTCATCGCTTGGCTGCTGGTTGTAGCGGCGAACGCGCTCTGTCACATAACCCCAGTTCACGCACTCGGCTGAGTTTCCTTGCCCCCGCGCTGGATGATTGGCAAGGTTATTGGTGATGCGCTGTGCCGCTGCCCGAATTCCTGGATCTGCGATGCGCTCGATGATTGGCTGGGGGTCGAGGTTCTTATGGAAGGCGTCAGTTAATTCAATGGCTGCGCTTAGGTCAACCCGGTGCGCGAGGTACTGCCCATCTGGAAATCCGACTTCAAAATCTGTCATGATCGGAATGTCTCCATTACTTAGGTTGTGTGAGCCAGCAGCCAGCGGTTGGAAGCCTACGAAACTATCGCCGCTGGTTACTGACAAGCTTTTTTTAAAGACCCAATGCGTTGAAAGCGTCCTCCGCGGTGGGTTCTGTTGATTCATTTTTGGAGCTTTTAGGACTGATTGGGGTAGGCTCCGGGACTAACTGGAACTTTTTGGAACTTTTTGGAACTGCTAAGGGTGAATCGGACTGCAATTGCTCCACTACGGCGCTGTATTGGGAATAGATAATGTAGTTCACCGCATCGGTGGGGGTGACTCCTCCCAGCAGCTCCTGCACTTTTTCTACTAGCGCCTGGTGCTGGCCTCTGACAGTAACTTTCATGCGATCGCTTTCTGGGCGATCGCCATTGGCAGTAGTCCGCGCACATTAGCAAAGCGCGGCTCCGGAATCAGTGCAAATAGCGGGATGCCTTGGATTTTGTGGGCAATCAGGTGAGAGCTGCCGCCGGTGACAAGAAAGCGACGGATGCGCGGGAAGTAGGGCTGATACTGGTTCTTGACTTCTCCGAAGATGCCTTTGAACCAAGGGTCGAGGTGTTCGGTAAGGTAGGGCTTCCAGCTGGCTCTGGGATTATCCGGGTAGTGATGAGAGCCGTCTGCAAATCCGTTCATAATCATTCCCGCCGCGGGCTGATCGCCTAGGGCTTTGCACAGCCGCTCGTCAAACTTAATCGCCGTCGCCAGTTCGTAGGCTCCGCCGCGCTTGCTCACGGTAGAGTCAATAATTTCTCCATCTTTGTTGTCTATCAGTCGGCTGAGCCAGGTGCCGCCGCCGATGTCGATAACAACGGTGAACCCGGAATCTGGAATTAGATCGGGAAGAGACTTGGCGTAGGTGTAAGCGGGGTAGCCTTCTGGTTCAACTCGGACGGATTCAATGTGAACCCGCATCGCTTTTCCATTGCGCTTGTAGTCAATGGACCGGATCAGCTGCTTGGAGATGATTTCTTCCGCTTTGTCCGGCTCTGGGTGCGATGTGTGAATGTGCAGCTTGAACTCAGAGTGGTATGGCTCAATACAGGGCAAGGTGTTGAGCAGCGCTGAGGCTTCCTTCTCTTCTTCTACGGTGTGGGATTGTTTGCGGTATTTGTAAGCCTGATAGCCGAAGTGGTAAAGCTGATCTTCAAACTCAATTAACGGGCTGGTGTTGTTACTGGTGAGGGGTAAGCGGCCTTTGGGCAGTTTGAAACGCACGGAGCGGATAGCTTTGGCTTCCAGACCGTCAAAGTATTTGAGGTCAAAATTACCCTGATCGATAGCGAGAACGATGGTGTGCATGATAATGGGAATAACTCCTTATTTCCGTTTGGGGGACAAAGCCAGCGAATACCACCCCGCTGGCTTTGTTATTGGATAACGAGGGGGACACCTTGATAAGCACAGAATTGATTTAGAAAATAGATCATCATCTGCCGCTGTTCGTTGGTGAGATCGCGCTTTTCTTTCTTCAACAGACCAACGTGGACTCCAACCTGCTTTAGAGCCGCACCTTTGCGGGTTTGGTTATGAGCTTGGTTGTATTTTCGGATCTGGTTGAAGATAAGATTTTGGTCGATTGCGCGTTCCATTTAGAACCTTTTTGGGATTACTAGAAGGGAGTCGGGGAACGAGAGCCTCTCCGGCTCGGCTCTCAACTAGGTGATCAAATGAATCAGTTTGAGTTTGTTCAGTACGAATCTCAGCCGATTGAAGTAGAAGACCCATTTCAGCGTCTGTACGACAGAAATTTTGAAGTTCAAAGCTTTCATGAAGGAATCACTCTTGTTGTAACCCTCGTGATTGTATTGGGGCTATGGTTTTCCGTTGCGTGGAGCTTACCTGGGAAGGTGGGACGCAAGGGTGTAGCTCGTTGGATGTGGTTTGGTCTTTTGGCGTTTCCTTACACAATGTTTTTTGGTTTGTTGGTTTTAACTTTTTCGCCTTGGCCTGTAGCCCGTGGAAGTAAAAAAGAGACTGAGGAACTGGAGAAGGAACTAGAGTCAACCAAGAAACAGTTAGAAGCGTCACAACAGCGAGTGGAACGATACACGGACTATGTAACTAAAGCGAACTCCGTGATTGAGAAGTTGCAGGCTGAAAGGATGAATCACGGCTGATTGTTCGTTTACCTCCTGTGAATTGGTTGTGTGGAAAGCCGGGGTGTCGGGAAGCCCCGGCTTTTTCTATGGGACGATACCAAGAGTCAGGTTGCTGGAATCCTCCTTTAAATTCCCTCCTTTTCTAATCCTTCTTCCTGTAGCTTGAAACGATCAGGTAACTCATCTAAAGAGCAGTCTAGGATTTGGCACAGAGCTTTTACTTGCCAAAGCTGAAGTTCGGCTTCTGCCCTACCTTTTTCCCAATTACGAATAGTGTGATCGCTGACGCCTAAAGCGTTAGCAACCTCTTTTTGCGTTACTCCTGCTCTTTTTCTAAGTTCCACAAGTGAGAAATTAACCTTTTCATTGTTCATCTTACCGTAAACCGCTTTACGCGTAAAGCGGTTTACGGTAACGTGGTAAAAGTCACCGTAAACCGTTTACGGGCGGCAAATGCACAAAACAACAGTGGGGCAGACCTGGATTTTGCGGTCTGGTCTGCCCACATCAACATCGTCCCACCAGGGGGATATGGAGTTTAAAGCTAATAAGTACAAATGCGGAAGAGAGGTCTGCCCCTACAGCAGGTAGGTAACAGACCCCGTCATAGTGTGCCGATTAGCCCAACGACTTCTTCCCTCAAGGTGGACACACATCAAACAGGAGGTGACACGACCAACTTATTGA
Coding sequences within:
- a CDS encoding helix-turn-helix transcriptional regulator, producing MNNEKVNFSLVELRKRAGVTQKEVANALGVSDHTIRNWEKGRAEAELQLWQVKALCQILDCSLDELPDRFKLQEEGLEKEGI
- a CDS encoding ParM/StbA family protein — its product is MHTIVLAIDQGNFDLKYFDGLEAKAIRSVRFKLPKGRLPLTSNNTSPLIEFEDQLYHFGYQAYKYRKQSHTVEEEKEASALLNTLPCIEPYHSEFKLHIHTSHPEPDKAEEIISKQLIRSIDYKRNGKAMRVHIESVRVEPEGYPAYTYAKSLPDLIPDSGFTVVIDIGGGTWLSRLIDNKDGEIIDSTVSKRGGAYELATAIKFDERLCKALGDQPAAGMIMNGFADGSHHYPDNPRASWKPYLTEHLDPWFKGIFGEVKNQYQPYFPRIRRFLVTGGSSHLIAHKIQGIPLFALIPEPRFANVRGLLPMAIAQKAIA